TTACATCGGGAAACAATCCATCCGCTTCCATCTGATCCAGGATACCACACGCTTCTTCTAATCTCTTAGCTTTACAAAGACCAAACACGAGTTGGCTGTAAGTGATGTTATCCGGCTCATAACCAGCATCTCTCATAGCCTTCATGGTATCTCCCGCTTCGTCAAACCTAGATACACTGGTTAAGTACCTGTGGATTCCATCATAAACAGCCTTCGAGAGAGGCTTCCCAGTTGATTCATACTTCCTCGAAACCCGATACACCAGATCCAAATCCGGACTGGGACCAGCTGATAAAGACTTCAAGAAAAGACTACAATCTTCAACGGATGGCTTGAACGGACCATCCGTCATAAACTCGTAAAGCTTCACCGCCTCAATCATCATTCTAGACTTCTGAAACTGTCTTGATACTTTTATGTAAGTGTCGAAATCAACCTCGTGCCCTGCCTCCTTCATCTCATCGACAACACTCCAAAACTCTGCGACCGAGCTAGGCCTTGCCAGAACCCTCAAGGCTGCGTTATAAGTAACGGTACTGTGTTTGTAACAACCACCGACCCAACGGAGAAATGAAAAAGCTTTCAGAGGATGTTCCTTTAGTCCGTTCAACACTCGGATAACGAAGTTATGATCAGACAAAGGGAGTTTCATACCCTGAAGCTGCCTCTCAACTTCACAACCCCAATCCTGTTTCGAAACAGAAGCAGAAACATTGTCTGCAACAACATACATTGCGTTATCATTATAGAACCAAGCTAAAGCCTTAGCGTCTTTGTAGCTCTCTCTGTTAAGCAAAGTATAGATAgtcttgtacgtttcctcgtcCAGACAAAACCCTCCTTGTTTCATATCCGTAAGAGTCGTCCGAAACCTTTCCATGGGTCTCTGCTGCACTAGTATCATCCTCAGCATCGTGCTGTAAAGTGGAGAACTTGGAGTAAGATCTGATTCTCTGATGACCCAGTCGAGAAAGGAATAAGCTTTCTCTGGGTGCTTAGCTAGTTTCCTTAGAACGTAGATTGCAGTCTCGTGGGTTAGACGCGTGTCTGGTTTTCTCAGTCCTTCCACTACTTCTTTAGACCAATCGCTTTCGAGGACTAACTGAAGCATAGACTCTGGTTTTGAGGAAAAGGAGCGGAATTGCCACGGAGAATTGATGGACGAAGAAAAACCCACCTGAACTCGGCTTAGATAGGAACGGTTCGAAGTCTTTGAGTAAGCGTTTCGAAGAGAAGACAGGACTGCCTTTGATTTGTACATGGCTACTATGTCTGAACAAGAGGAAGACGAAAACGTGCAGTAGGGTTTAAGTAATAATACATTTTCACGGGGGTTTAACAGCCTCCTAAACTCTGCGTTTTATCTGAAGATATTTTAAGTCAAAAGCCCATTTGTTCCGTCTTCTCTAGGATTCGCTTACTAACAAGATGGCCAAGAGGccgagtttatttgtatatattactgataatgtttttatatatttgatcattttatttatgcatatatactgtttttttattgttattatataatttttttccgatGGACCAGatcaatttttatcaaaaattgtgaacctaaactataattaatatattatgggttgatcggattggacattaaacaaattataacacaaaatttttatttttttccaccgaacacattcttgaaaacaGTGAAtgtattgtttccacagttgaattattttgacactTATCTTCCATATagttttgaaaggtttcagatcaaccatcgaactgatacaAGTCATTTTAGTGCTTTTAGTCGTATTCTTAAGGAAaagttatattttgtaatttaaatttgttttaaaaaactcaaaatataacatataagaaaaaatctaacatatacgaaaaatataaaatataatatttcctcattttctgtaatttaaattcgttttaaaaaatttaaaatatatcatatacggtttctttatttttttgtaatttaaagtcattttaaataactcaaaatataacatataagaaaaaaactaatttttttattatatggttaatgtgattgtttaatttttttaataatataaaattaaacaaaaatgaagaatgatgcaaaaattgttatcaaatctttattattcatagtcattaattgtcatatatatgttaatcatattaggtatttttgtagcttttatttaaggaaataatacacgattcttatattttgggttaatataatgttccctAATAATTAGATTTGgactaatattttttcaattgattctaaAACTGCCACGTAAGCTAAATTGTCATCATAATTAAGTGGGGGttattggtttaagaatttttaaagaattataaaattttaagaattgaTGGTTATTGGTTTATGGATTTTAAAAGTCTTTCcaaaatccattgttattggtttaaagacttttaaattttattcaaatcctttgttattcaaaatgtttagtttttattgattttgctATTGTATTAAGTTCTATGGTTATTGGGAActaaattctttatatttttactcaTAAGCTAGACTTTGAAAATAACATGCCTACTCATAAGATTTCTGAAATCTGTGTACTAATAAATACATTCCCACACtttatgatatttttcttgTCTGACATGTGATTTTCAGAAGATCTCTTTGTCGGTAAGTTTCGTATTTGGTGTTTTCTAGCATAATTTTTCGTTTGTAAGAGTGGTGtctcaaaaaaaatgtcaatgaAAACAAGACTGTTAAAAATATGTCATCTAGTATGAAgataaaaaatgattattttcacAACATAATTAAGAACAAACTATGCATAACACAAATAACCAATACCATAAAACGCAATTGTCTATGTAAACACACCAAACGATAATATAATAGTG
The window above is part of the Brassica napus cultivar Da-Ae chromosome C8, Da-Ae, whole genome shotgun sequence genome. Proteins encoded here:
- the LOC111210106 gene encoding pentatricopeptide repeat-containing protein At3g48250, chloroplastic-like — protein: MYKSKAVLSSLRNAYSKTSNRSYLSRVQVGFSSSINSPWQFRSFSSKPESMLQLVLESDWSKEVVEGLRKPDTRLTHETAIYVLRKLAKHPEKAYSFLDWVIRESDLTPSSPLYSTMLRMILVQQRPMERFRTTLTDMKQGGFCLDEETYKTIYTLLNRESYKDAKALAWFYNDNAMYVVADNVSASVSKQDWGCEVERQLQGMKLPLSDHNFVIRVLNGLKEHPLKAFSFLRWVGGCYKHSTVTYNAALRVLARPSSVAEFWSVVDEMKEAGHEVDFDTYIKVSRQFQKSRMMIEAVKLYEFMTDGPFKPSVEDCSLFLKSLSAGPSPDLDLVYRVSRKYESTGKPLSKAVYDGIHRYLTSVSRFDEAGDTMKAMRDAGYEPDNITYSQLVFGLCKAKRLEEACGILDQMEADGLFPDVKTWTVLIQGYFKNNEVDKAFACFENILEKGLVIDSGLLDVMVGMFLSQNRIEEACKFLKEKVKNANVKPWRTTYKGVIDKLHEINKGEEALDLVQMMKKQNHHARAKKPFDGTAVNVAKMEVRRSENYSPSMSDLIDAFWGLPGLKHLVLTIVKQTRKDVSVMFEVDIQTSPQ